One stretch of Acropora muricata isolate sample 2 chromosome 12, ASM3666990v1, whole genome shotgun sequence DNA includes these proteins:
- the LOC136892216 gene encoding cytoplasmic dynein 1 intermediate chain 2-like — protein MSDRKAELAKKRKRLEEIKQARKDKQDQEKVKTPTVQKSPAAGPGSKESEIDELLKGIIPDDVIDGRAGGASLLQKQPESASPGKDITLKSPAQIEKKKPLKLGISQLTQTNIPPKEPVLYNKETQTKNLEPEEPPDEFEAIVPQKPKEAEPQAETEATGEESREEVPVIELSEEQKAHILNSGEFSKFFDKAARLMERALCETVDITFDYSGAEAEDTEGDTLASGKLAFNREFFDERWSRHRTVTCLDWSTQYPELLVAAYNNNEDAPHEPDGVALIWNMKYKKESPEYIFHCQSGVMSVTFAKFHPNLIIGGTYSGQIVLWDNRSSKKTPVQRTPLSATAHTHPVYCVNVVGTQNAHNLISVSTDGKMCSWSLDMLSQPQDSMELQYKQSKAVAVTCLSFLAGDVNNFVVGSEEGSVYTACRHGSKAGISDIFEGHYGPATGIDTHSAAGPIDFSYLFLTSSFDWTIKLWSHKNPRPLYSFEDNGDYVYDVQWSPIHPALFAAVDGTGRLDLWNLNHDTEVPTASTHSESMTSLNRLRWTHSGHQISVGDDDGHVFIYDVGEQLAVPRPDEWSRFQNTVHEIQANASSVGEIGSPKMPSPSKIPFS, from the exons ATGTCTGATAGAAAAGCAGAGTTAGCGAAAAAGCGGAAACGTTTAGAAGAGATTAAACAGGCTCGAAAGGATAAG CAAGATCAGGAGAAAGTCAAAACACCTACTGTGCAGAAGTCTCCTGCAGCAGGACCAGGGAGCAAGGAATCTGAAATTGATGAGCTGCTCAAGGGGATTATACCTGATGATGTGATTGATGGCAGGGCAG GTGGAGCATCCCTCTTGCAAAAGCAACCTGAGTCAGCCAGTCCAGGAAAAGATATAACACTGAAATCTCCTGCACAAAT agaaaagaaaaaaccacTTAAGTTGGGCATTTCTCAGCTTACACAGACAAATATTCCACCAAAG gaACCTGTTTTATACAacaaagaaacacaaacaaaaaatttggAACCAGAAGAGCCTCCAG aCGAATTTGAGGCGATTGTTCCTCAAAAGCCAAAGGAGGCAGAACCACAAGCTGAGACTGAAGCTACTGGAGAAGAGAGCAGAGAGGAAG tTCCTGTTATTGAGCTCAGTGAAGAACAGAAAGCACACATATTAAATTCTGGAGAATTTAGCAAGTTCTTTGATAAAGCTGCAAGATTGATGGAAAGAGCTTTATGTGAAACAGTGGACATCACATTTGATTACTCTGGTGCAGAGGCTGAAGACACAGAGGG GGATACCCTAGCATCTggcaaactggcatttaatcggGAGTTCTTTGATGAAAGGTGGTCGAGGCATAGAACAGTAACATGCTTGGACTGGTCAACACAG taCCCAGAGCTGCTTGTAGCTGCATATAACAATAATGAAGATGCCCCACACGAACCAGATGGTGTCGCTCTGATATGGAACATGAAATACAAGAAAGAGTCACCAGAATATATATTCCACTGTCAG TCAGGTGTGATGTCAGTGACTTTTGCTAAGTTTCATCCCAATTTAATCATTGGAGGAACTTACTCTGGTCAAATAGTATTATGGGATAACAGAAGCAGTAAGAAGACGCCTGTTCAGAGAACTCCCCTCTCTGCTACTGCACACACG CATCCAGTGTACTGTGTCAATGTTGTGGGAACACAGAACGCTCATAACCTGATCAGTGTCTCCACTGATGGTAAAATGTGTTCATGGAGTCTTGACATGCTCTCTCAACCCCAG gACAGTATGGAGCTGCAGTATAAACAGTCAAAAGCAGTAGCAGTCACTTGTCTTTCCTTTCTAGCTGGTGATGTTAATAACTTCGTGGTTGGCAGCGAGGAAGGCTCTGTGTACACCGCCTGCCGACACGGAAG CAAAGCTGGTATCAGTGACATATTTGAGGGTCATTATGGTCCAGCCACAGGTATTGACACCCACTCAGCTGCCGGACCCATTGACTTCTCATATCTGTTTTTAACCTCGTCGTTTGATTGGACGATCAAACTCTGGAGTCACAAG AACCCGCGGCCTCTGTATTCATTTGAAGACAACGGTGATTACGTCTATGATGTGCAGTGGTCACCAATCCACCCTGCTTTATTCGCGGCAGTCGACGGCACAGGAAGGCTGGACTTGTGGAACCTTAATCATGACACTGAG GTTCCAACAGCCAGCACACATTCTGAATCAATGACCTCACTGAACCGATTGCGGTGGACACATTCCGGTCACCAGATCTCTGTGGGTGATGATGATGGTCACGTGTTTATTTATGACGtcggcgag caATTGGCGGTACCAAGACCCGATGAGTGGTCCAGATTCCAGAATACTGTTCATGAAATCCAGGCCAATGCTTCGTCTGTTGGTGAAATCGGTTCTCCAAAGATGCCGTCTCCTTCCAAGATTCCATTTAGTTAA
- the LOC136892220 gene encoding RYamide receptor-like, producing MSVDSSEWKAMKDLQERPNYLVFIETFVLGVIFVVSMTGNILSCFIMYINPRLRTWHNLLLLNLIFVDLLASFLCVTPVFAVLLRGNWFGGLALCSFVAYTSCLLLTVSIITLAAISVSRYFLITNVLRYMNIFKKRNVVWMLLGIWGLAAISAFPPLIGWGRFIFLPGNAMCFVYFGSSLSYAAIFTLLVIGPPVLVIIIIFAKVRYAIKMKTRAKPSSISAARGIASDDIYSARTLLSVVFMVLLCWSPVFLIFLLAAVGIEMPRQVALLATYSVFFPLALKPLIYFYTKKQFRSGFCGLARKLAPFGKRKRRNRVSNKSKEQKNGALADLNSQAFELEKASQI from the coding sequence ATGTCCGTCGACTCGAGCGAATGGAAGGCAATGAAGGATTTGCAGGAAAGACCAAACTATCTGGTTTTCATTGAAACTTTTGTCTTAGGTGTTATATTCGTTGTGTCGATGACGGGGAACATTCTTTCCTGTTTTATAATGTACATAAATCCCCGTTTACGAACTTGGCACAATCTGCTGCTTTTAAACCTTATCTTTGTCGATTTACTTGCCAGCTTTCTATGTGTAACGCCTGTCTTTGCTGTGCTGTTAAGAGGGAACTGGTTTGGTGGCCTAGCTCTATGTTCCTTCGTTGCTTACACTTCATGTCTGCTTCTAACAGTTTCGATTATTACTTTAGCCGCGATAAGTGTAAGTCGGTACTTCCTGATAACGAACGTTCTAAGGTACATGAATATTTTCAAGAAGAGAAATGTTGTGTGGATGTTGCTAGGTATTTGGGGTTTGGCCGCCATCTCTGCGTTTCCACCACTCATTGGTTGGGGTCGTTTCATTTTTCTCCCTGGAAATGCCATGTGCTTCGTCTATTTTGGTTCAAGTTTGTCCTACGCAGCCATTTTCACTCTGCTGGTCATCGGTCCGCCGGTTTTGGTAATAATCATTATCTTTGCAAAGGTGCGGTACGCcatcaaaatgaaaacacgagCAAAACCGTCATCGATATCTGCCGCCCGTGGTATCGCTTCAGATGATATCTACTCCGCAAGGACCTTGCTTTCGGTTGTTTTCATGGTACTCCTGTGTTGGTCTCCAGTGTTTCTTATCTTCCTTCTGGCAGCTGTTGGGATTGAGATGCCCAGACAAGTTGCTTTGCTAGCTACTTATTCAGTATTCTTTCCTCTGGCTCTTAAACCTCTTATCTATTTTTACACGAAAAAACAATTTCGCTCAGGATTTTGTGGTTTGGCGAGAAAACTTGCACCGTTTGGAAAAAGAAAGCGAAGGAACAGGGTTTCAAATAAATCTAAAGAACAAAAGAACGGAGCTCTTGCAGACCTGAATTCCCAGGCATTTGAGTTAGAAAAGGCGAGtcaaatataa